ggaggaggaggaggagagaggagttTTATAATGGTGAGGGAGAGATAGCTTGATAACCTAGGAATGGGAATATCTTTCTAAATGCCTCAACATCCAGaagccataagaaaaaaaaaaaaaacactgagtaTCTAAACACTAAAACCTCTTGTCTTACTAAAACCTTTCAGAAAgaaaagtggtgtgtgtgtgtaacctgAAATTTGGGTGAGACAAAAGGTGAATCAAATACACAAGCTCCTAGAACTTAAAACTAACAATTCAAGAGTAGAGTTGGTTCAAGGGGACAGACATGGTTATCAACAAAGTGGAACCTGACATTTGTTCAGAGGGGTCTGGCCCTGACCTTGGCTCTCTCTAATAGGGGCTAGTGAACATGCCCTTGCTTCCCAGGGCAAGATCTAGCCTTGTGATTCAGCAAGCCAACTAACAATGTGATGCCTATCtgtatagatttcttttttgaggggagggtatACCCCCAAGTGTTCTGAGCTGCCTTTTTTTATGTGGGGGGAGGCTAcatctagagatgctcagggattactcctggctctgcactcaggaaactcTCCTGGTGactctagggggaccatatgggatgatgggggtcAAATCCacattggctgcatgctaggcaaaagtcctccttgctgtgctctctcaggttcctggcttacttctggctctgtgctcaggcaatcACTTCAAGTGCCAGATatgtggatgccagggataaagtcacagctggtcacatgcaagagaCTTGTGATCTCTCTGGGGACCAAGTGTgtctaacctgaagctatatgCTCAGTCCCAACGTTCCAGAAATGTGAGGCTGTTAGCCACAATGCAGCTTGTATAAGTAAACTCTAGATGGAAATGCAAAGGTGAAACACGAAGGAGGAGCATAGATCAATAGTTAATACAATTAAATACGCATAACAGTTGATCCACTGGATCATCTTATTCTTGTTTTTGCACCCCTGACCCCCCCgcggtgttcagagtttactcctagctctggactCAGACTGggctcaggtcagccatatgcaaggcaaatgccctaccagctgtactatgtcCCAGACACAGACTTCAAATTTCTTATAATGTAGTTTTCCATATTCTCACGAagcttaaaaagagaaatgaaaacaaacaaacaaaaacaacaaaaaataccccacacattatatatatatatactcaaaagTCTTCTCTGCTGCTTACTTCCCACTTCAACTCCACAGATAATCACAGTTCTTTATTCTCCTTCCAAAGTGTCTTCGTAGGTCCAGTAGGAACAGGAAACTTCCCCTTCTTTCTTACACACAAATCATATATGCTAATCCATGCTTTCGCTATTCACCTACCATCACAGCTCAGGGCCCTTCCTAAATTCACAGCAAGCACTCTTTTGAATTGCCACCCTCAGAAGTGTATGATTCCACTCTGTGACTTGTGACGTAATATATTTAACCAGTTAGTGGCTGGACTGGAGCCTGTGCTAGCATGAGACTCCTGGTTCCacccaaacaacccccccaacCCAATACAcaacatatatagatatagaacACCCAGTAATGATTTTAATAAGCATTTGACTTTACTTATTTCTttcctataataaaaattatagccAATGGCTTTGGGGGATGAGGGAGGTGAGTTTGGGTTCTcaggcagtgccagggaccaagGGGTCACTTTTTGCCTGATGCTTAAAAAGCTAAGCTCTGCTAATTCAGCCACCAAGGCTGGCTCCCCTTTGAGCTCTTACCCCAGCGCCTTGATTTTACCTtctacttttttggtttgtttttaggtcgCCACAcctgcagtggtcagggcttatttttggctctgagcacaagatttactcctggcagtgctatggggtgtcagggatggagCTGGGGTCAGTCAGCTACAAGGCAAGCACAATACCCACTGTGCATCATTGCTCCAGCTCAAAATTTTACCAATTTTAAATACCTTGCAAAACCCAAAAATCTTCCCCATACATAATTTGTCTACTTTAACAATAGATTACAGATAAGTAAATTCCCAGAGTTCCTCTTGGATCTTTGAGGTTCTCAATTTCCCACTTATAAATTTAGAATATGAAGTCTTCATCATGGTTTAATCATCAGcccgtttttcttttcttgatttttggaccacacccggcagcgctcaggggtcaggctctgcgatcagaaatcactcttggcaggctggggggaccctatgggatgctgggaatcgaacccggatgccctaccgctgtgctctcactccggcACCCATcagcttgttttttctttcttttttattcaaattaaaaacTGATAGGATTTCTGCTCATTTCGTCTTCCGGCTGCGTGGTTGAGATGCCACCGGGGGTGGTGCCTGAGCACCTGGCAGAATTGCAAACACTCAGTTTTTAAGCGATGAGGTGGAGGTGGGGAGTGCAGTATTGGGGTGTTGCAACGGGCTGGGTGCTCTCGGAGGATTTGCAGCCTCTTTCTTGCGTCGCAGGGGGGTTGGTTTACCATCTTGGTGAGTGGGGTGAATTCAGCTCTGGGCTGCTGCGTTGCAATCAAACAAACGCATTTGCAGAAACCCAAGCAGAGAAGAAAGGGCCATTCCACCAGGTGGCAAAGCACATAacaaaggatttttctttttatcccaaAAGCTGCCCAGCGACTCCTAGAGTCCTTTCCTCTGCATCCTGATGTTGCTTCTTCCCCTGGCCAACAATGCTGTAGCTTTGCATCCTGTAGATCAATCAGCTCCTTCTTCCACCACCGCAGGGGAGGGGGGGATTTTCCAGGGGGGCTGGATTGGACAAATAatgagtcttttctttttctttttttggtgttttggatcacacccggcggcgctcagggtttcctcctggctctaagctcagaaatcgctcctggcatgctcaggtgaccatatgggatgccaagatttgaaccaacatccttctgcatgcaagaaggcAACCCCCcccatacctccatgctctctctccggccctgatgtgAGTCTTTTTATTTGCAGGGagcaaatcaaaaatcaaaagcaaagaaGAAGGGCAGGGTTCTCCGAAGCGTGGTTTTGTTTCTCCTGCCTGCCAAGGGCACCCACCCTCCCCCAGAGCAGGCCCCGGGGCTGGATCTATTCCCGGTCTTTGAGGCGATCGCAGCCCAGCTCGGCGGCCAGGCGGCTGAGGGCCACGGAGGCGAAGAGGTCCTCGATGAAGGTGAAGTAATCCAGGTAGACGTTGGGGTACCGGGCCTGCCAGCTGGCGTCCTGGGCCACCTCGCGGGCGCGGCACACGTCCATGAACACCCAGTTGGGCTCGTTGAAGCCCCGCAGGCGGCCCCCGTGCGCGTTGGGCACCTCCTCGCCGATGGGGGGCTGCGCGGCCGCGGCCGGCTCCGGCCCCAAGGCCTCGGCCTCGGCCTGGGGGGCCCCTTGCCCGGGGGGCCCCGCCACCAGGCCTGCAGGCCCGGCCGCCTCCGCCTCGGCCCAGCGGCCCGCCCACAGCTCGGCCGAGCGCGCCCGGGCCGGCTGTCGtcgccgcccgccgccgccgccgaccTCCTCCCGCGCGCCCCTGGCGTCCGCCGGCGGCTGCGACATCTCCGCGCCCGGCCGCGACACTCCGGGATGCACAAGGGATGCAGGAGTGGTCCAGCGACGGCGCGCGCGCGGACCACGTGGTCGCCGGCCCTGCGCGTCTCCCAGTGCGCGTGCGCGCAGGTGTGCGTGGGAGCGCGCGCCTGCGCGGTTCGCCCCGCCCGCCCGGGCGTGGGAAATCCGGGCCCGGCAAGGGcagctcctcctccctcctcctcctccttggctGTCTGGCTGCCTTGGCCTTCCCAATTTGGCTGACTGGCGGGGCAggtgtctatcatctatctatctaatctacctatctacctacctacctacctacctacctacctacctacctacctacctacctacctacctacctatctatcatctatctatctatctatctatctatctatctatctatctatctatctatctatctgtctgtctgtctgtctatccatcCACCTACCTATCTACATAAGCaggtatctatcatctatctatctatctatctatctatctatctatctatctatctatctatctatctatcatctatctatccatccattcacctacCTATCTACATATGTATCTATTTAATCTATCCATCTatatatatccatccatccatccatgcacctATCTAcctatgtatgtatctatctaatctatcatcTATTCACCTATCTACTTATGTATGTATCTTATCTATCTATccacctacctatctacctatatatgtatttaatctatcatctatccatccacccacccatccatccacccatcattcatccatccatctatccatctatcttctatctatctatctatctatctatctatctatctatctatctatctatctatctatctatctatctatctatctatccatccgtccacccacctatccacttacctatgtatctatctatccacCTATCTAACGATCTATCTGTCTGTcacctatccattcatccatctattcatccacccacccacccatctgttCATCTATacacccacccacctatccacctacctacctacctacctacctacctacctaccaaccAGTCTACCAACCCACCTATACACCTacttttttatctatctatccacctacctatctataatctatctatctatctatctatctatctatctatctatctatctatctatctatctatccatctatacACCCATCCACCTATTCACCTACCTATGTATTTATCCACCTACCTATGTATCTATCCACttacctatctatccatccatccaccatccatcaatccatccatctatccatttatacacccacccacctatccaccTACCTATGTACCTATCTACCTATGTatgtatccatccatccacctatctatctacctatgtatgtatccatccatccatccattgactggtttatttacttatttatttacttatttatttatttatttatttatttatttatttatttattgttgagccacacctggcaatgctcagggattactatgtTCGGgtaaatcactccaggtggtgctcaagtaccagatgggatgcctgtgattgaacccaggtcttgaTCAGTGACAAGGACTGGGTCGTAGTGGAGCAGTTCTTTGAtaatatcttgttttatttatatgcttttttgccacacctgggaTTATTAGTATAAACAAATTAATAGCAATGACTATTATTAATTATTGATATTATCAAGGAATAAAGTAAAAGATGATATTCCCAAATATTTCCTTTTTGCAAACAACGtgatcttttattcttttgttcatCAGTTTACATAGAAGAATATGTCAAttttgagagatagtataggcaggtagtgctcttgccttgcatacagccaacccaggtttgaaacccagcatcccatatggttccccatctaCTACCAGAATACTGAGTGTAgagtaaggaataatccctgagcatcaccaggtgttgctccCTCCAAAAAATGATTTGTTAAATTTTGAGGTTTATAGTATAGTggtagtggtagggtgcttgtcttacatactGCTGA
This window of the Suncus etruscus isolate mSunEtr1 chromosome 14, mSunEtr1.pri.cur, whole genome shotgun sequence genome carries:
- the LOC126028535 gene encoding EP300-interacting inhibitor of differentiation 1-like, translating into MSQPPADARGAREEVGGGGGRRRQPARARSAELWAGRWAEAEAAGPAGLVAGPPGQGAPQAEAEALGPEPAAAAQPPIGEEVPNAHGGRLRGFNEPNWVFMDVCRAREVAQDASWQARYPNVYLDYFTFIEDLFASVALSRLAAELGCDRLKDRE